A portion of the Stigmatella aurantiaca DW4/3-1 genome contains these proteins:
- the ligD gene encoding DNA ligase D produces MKTPRSLRTYRAKRDFQKTSEPAPEAKAPRRRGAPPLFVVHKHDATRLHYDLRLEIDGALASWALPKGPSFDPKTKRLAVETEDHPLAYAGFEGRIPEGEYGGGDSLLWDRGTYETVPPGEAPEQRKKGHLTVQLHGEKLKGRWHLIRTKSRGKKAQWLCFKAMDGEADADYDVTADRPESVKSGRSATRGPVRKGALKSRPLPAEQLLERVWPPMLAQLSVPTEADDATHLYEVKYDGFRALAALSSGALTLHSRNGHDLSGRFPQLAEALRQLRVTEAVLDGEIIALDPQGRSRFQLLQKGSDAEQRFVAFDLLWLDGEDLRPRPLEARRELLEQLLSGVKPPLQLSERLDLPGDEALAKARSQGWEGLIAKRRGAPYVGSRSRDWLKLKVQAAQETVILGYLPIQNARAREEIGALLVGVHGPDGYHDVGKVGTGFSSETRRELRALLDRQRVRAPVAVDAKPRPGAVWVKPKYVAQVHFTEWTHDGRLRHPVFQGLRTDKKPQEVVREQVSEPRKAAQKSKAAPKSGARRAPRAFSARATRSQVQEEPAEAEGRARLTHGDRVLYPQERLTKQDVFAYYREAAPLLLPVLANRPLAVQQWPAGIQAPGFFRHELSGMPAWLPTLRVKHEAKTLAHVNVQSLEALLWLANQSALTLHIWSSHAPKLAQPDWVVFDLDPGKGPWEDVITVAQALREKLEALGLESLPKTSGKRGLHVLIPLAPGHTYAQTQRFAEKIAAELETELGSLATTERTIQKRRGRLYLDVGQNGRGKTVVAPYSLRAIPGAPFSAPLAWSEVTRKLDPLRFTLKTLSKRLDAVGDLFARALHGTQTLP; encoded by the coding sequence GTGAAGACTCCACGCTCCCTGCGCACCTACCGCGCCAAGCGCGATTTCCAGAAGACTTCCGAGCCCGCGCCCGAGGCCAAAGCCCCTCGCCGGCGAGGCGCGCCGCCCCTCTTCGTCGTGCACAAACACGACGCCACCCGGCTGCACTACGACCTGCGGCTGGAGATCGACGGCGCGTTGGCGAGTTGGGCGCTGCCCAAGGGCCCCAGCTTCGACCCGAAGACGAAGCGCCTGGCGGTGGAGACCGAGGACCACCCACTGGCCTACGCCGGGTTCGAGGGGCGCATTCCCGAGGGGGAATATGGCGGTGGGGACTCTCTGCTGTGGGACCGGGGCACCTACGAGACCGTGCCGCCCGGAGAGGCCCCTGAGCAGCGCAAGAAGGGCCATCTCACGGTGCAGCTCCACGGGGAGAAGCTCAAGGGCCGCTGGCACCTCATCCGCACGAAGTCCCGGGGAAAGAAGGCCCAGTGGCTGTGCTTCAAGGCAATGGATGGCGAGGCAGACGCGGACTACGACGTCACCGCCGACCGGCCCGAGTCCGTGAAGTCCGGCCGCAGCGCCACCCGGGGGCCCGTGCGCAAAGGGGCGCTCAAGTCACGTCCCCTCCCAGCCGAACAACTCCTCGAGCGTGTGTGGCCTCCCATGCTCGCCCAGCTCTCCGTGCCCACGGAGGCGGACGATGCCACCCACCTCTATGAGGTGAAGTACGACGGCTTTCGCGCCCTGGCGGCGCTCTCCTCGGGCGCGCTGACACTCCACAGCCGCAACGGCCATGATCTCTCCGGGCGCTTTCCTCAGCTCGCCGAGGCGCTGCGCCAGTTGCGCGTCACCGAGGCCGTCCTGGATGGGGAGATCATCGCCCTGGATCCTCAGGGCCGCTCCCGCTTCCAGCTGCTCCAGAAGGGGAGCGATGCGGAGCAACGCTTCGTGGCCTTCGACCTGCTCTGGCTGGATGGGGAGGACTTGCGCCCGCGTCCCCTGGAGGCCCGGCGCGAACTCCTGGAGCAACTGCTCTCGGGCGTGAAGCCCCCGCTTCAGCTCTCCGAGCGCCTGGACTTGCCCGGGGACGAGGCCCTCGCGAAGGCGCGAAGTCAGGGCTGGGAGGGGCTCATCGCCAAGCGCCGGGGCGCGCCCTATGTGGGCTCACGCTCCAGAGACTGGCTGAAGCTCAAGGTCCAGGCCGCTCAGGAGACCGTCATCCTCGGCTATCTGCCCATCCAGAACGCCCGCGCCCGGGAAGAGATCGGCGCCCTCCTGGTGGGCGTGCACGGGCCGGACGGCTACCACGACGTGGGCAAGGTGGGCACGGGCTTCTCCTCGGAGACGCGGCGCGAGTTGCGCGCGCTGCTCGACCGGCAGCGTGTCCGAGCACCCGTCGCGGTGGATGCGAAGCCTCGCCCCGGGGCCGTCTGGGTCAAGCCGAAGTACGTGGCCCAGGTCCACTTCACCGAGTGGACGCACGATGGCCGGCTGCGGCACCCGGTGTTCCAGGGCCTGCGCACGGACAAAAAGCCGCAGGAGGTGGTGCGGGAACAAGTGTCTGAGCCCCGGAAAGCGGCCCAAAAATCCAAGGCCGCCCCCAAGTCGGGGGCGCGCCGGGCTCCCCGGGCATTCTCGGCCCGCGCCACGCGCTCCCAGGTCCAGGAGGAACCCGCGGAGGCCGAGGGGCGGGCACGGCTGACGCACGGGGACCGGGTGCTCTATCCCCAGGAGCGGCTCACCAAGCAGGATGTGTTCGCGTACTACCGCGAGGCCGCGCCCCTGCTCCTGCCCGTGCTCGCGAACCGGCCCCTCGCCGTGCAGCAGTGGCCCGCGGGCATCCAGGCCCCGGGCTTCTTCCGGCACGAGCTCTCGGGCATGCCCGCGTGGCTGCCCACCCTGCGCGTGAAGCACGAGGCGAAGACGCTGGCGCACGTGAACGTCCAGAGCCTGGAAGCGCTGCTGTGGCTGGCCAATCAGTCGGCCCTCACCCTGCACATCTGGTCCAGCCATGCGCCGAAGCTCGCGCAGCCCGACTGGGTGGTGTTCGATCTGGATCCGGGCAAGGGCCCCTGGGAGGACGTCATCACCGTCGCCCAGGCCCTGCGCGAGAAGCTGGAGGCGCTCGGCCTGGAGAGCCTGCCGAAGACCTCGGGCAAGCGCGGGCTGCACGTGCTCATCCCCCTGGCCCCGGGACACACCTACGCTCAGACCCAGCGGTTCGCGGAGAAGATCGCCGCCGAGTTGGAGACAGAGCTGGGCAGCCTCGCCACCACCGAGCGCACCATTCAAAAGCGCCGGGGGCGGCTCTACCTGGACGTGGGTCAGAACGGCCGGGGAAAGACCGTGGTGGCGCCCTATTCACTTCGCGCCATTCCCGGGGCCCCCTTCTCCGCCCCGCTCGCATGGAGTGAGGTGACGCGGAAGCTGGATCCCCTGCGCTTCACCCTGAAGACGCTGTCCAAGCGGCTGGATGCCGTGGGGGACCTGTTCGCGCGGGCCCTTCACGGCACACAAACGCTGCCCTGA
- a CDS encoding FG-GAP-like repeat-containing protein has protein sequence MPSRLLFRAVPLAALLTLACNAEDDALPPLEQPPVLDPCEGLSPLSLTVTPTQVRVLEPVSLSARGGSGAYRFRAEAGGSSGQIIGNSFIAGPTPATDTLVVEDARCSGNAQGVQVADARVSVQVLAAFDVAPGRAMVRPGTTFQITTQGLIGGAEFTLLRTQAGSTLSTEGVYKAGTGQGLDQLRVRDTRTGDEALLEFEVNKDARLRANPQVLALPSGSSAQLDTTGGSDRVVWTKVSGPGRVSGNRIHTEPGAREPVLLEAVDPFTGDKVQVSVRVMEELTRPSQPHGRLTDVASIVSADFDGDGFEDVAVGRRESDLGRPSGGAVFIYRGSAAGLPLEPTWVLAGLTDTASFGETLAAGDLDGDRRAELAVGSPGADITGADSGAVYLYRWGANGPEPMRSPLTSITRGGAFSSGLALADADGDGDLDIIASAPAGDLAPSSSVSRRGTVDIFTLTPGQPVPDLPSIRLGGNDLAKEGGTMSRSNTDFGRTLVVADLNGDGRVDVAGQSKVSRYNSDGSVSATVLTAVSVHFGRADGARFRANPDVYLLPSNTADSNEGTWRLGSVPGEGGRPPLLMVLSDRANSPDLSGSGGVKSGADSGGVLLFNLSAFQPTGEPPEKPVQMLRAEAYAQIYGDAANINAGRSWAVVDVDGQPGPELVLGAPYASTPTPPVLGNAGRLLAYPLATLSPGSILNKPLSVLHGQNALDVLGVGLAAWNGPGGAGLVAFSGRSTSEAGAFVGRVESFTRAGASLAEWSRKAHRVQAKPAVERFGEVVAAAVGAGNRTVALVGVPGYAGMANSGNDFGSGRAYVYDVTRKTAATLVAEGATSPLTNGRNVGTDVTFTDFNGDGRQDLVVGSPALSVPSASQTAELAVYATAPKAGCVQSSNQAVGGLIVSLGQADGSFKDAYRLWAPVVIGTCTPETDGLCRRSQIGRGLVGGFDFNGDGKEDIGALRNNGFEVFLGRTPDDSSLAKLSMGCDPLYSTPPSTVRQTSAPAVLGDLNADGCDEVAWRYTESGRAGVIILMGYDTGGARCGGRKTASWVRVAADAEVGTNNLGLGVAIARAGNFLNDKKDRVAISATSVPFEGVTQPVVLLFETAELLENLPASGEKLMSALGSTTPPVTLVHRTRAVNFGRAMEGGKDWTGDGIPDLIISAPGASVASDGGGAVFLYAGGAQSKGALTPWMIAVGDVNERSNLGQDLSLSPGATGVPPTLVIGAPTSYRTGTQNGTAFAVPLGP, from the coding sequence ATGCCATCCCGATTGCTCTTCCGCGCGGTTCCCCTCGCCGCCCTCTTGACCCTGGCCTGCAACGCCGAAGACGACGCGCTGCCTCCCCTGGAGCAGCCGCCCGTTCTGGACCCGTGCGAGGGGCTGAGCCCGCTGTCGCTCACCGTGACCCCCACGCAGGTGCGCGTGTTGGAGCCGGTGTCCCTCTCCGCCCGGGGCGGCAGCGGCGCCTACCGCTTCCGGGCCGAGGCCGGAGGCTCCTCGGGCCAGATCATCGGCAACAGCTTCATCGCCGGGCCCACGCCGGCCACGGACACGCTGGTGGTGGAGGATGCGCGGTGCTCGGGCAATGCCCAGGGCGTGCAGGTGGCGGACGCGCGGGTCTCGGTGCAGGTGTTGGCGGCCTTCGATGTGGCCCCGGGGCGCGCCATGGTGCGCCCGGGAACCACCTTCCAGATCACCACGCAAGGGCTGATTGGCGGCGCCGAGTTCACGCTGCTGCGCACCCAGGCGGGCAGCACGCTGTCCACCGAGGGTGTCTACAAGGCGGGGACGGGGCAGGGCCTGGATCAGCTTCGCGTGCGGGACACCCGGACGGGCGACGAGGCCTTGCTCGAGTTCGAGGTGAACAAGGACGCGCGGCTGCGCGCCAATCCCCAGGTGCTGGCGCTGCCGTCGGGTTCCTCGGCGCAGCTGGACACCACCGGGGGCAGTGACCGGGTGGTGTGGACGAAGGTGTCCGGCCCCGGCAGGGTGTCCGGCAACCGCATCCACACGGAGCCCGGGGCCCGGGAACCGGTGCTGCTGGAGGCGGTGGATCCCTTCACCGGCGACAAGGTCCAGGTCTCCGTCCGGGTGATGGAGGAGCTGACGCGCCCCTCGCAGCCCCATGGGCGCCTCACGGACGTGGCGTCGATCGTCTCCGCGGACTTCGATGGGGATGGCTTCGAGGATGTGGCGGTGGGCCGGCGCGAGAGCGACCTGGGCCGTCCCTCGGGCGGCGCGGTGTTCATTTACCGGGGCAGTGCCGCGGGGCTGCCCCTGGAGCCCACGTGGGTCCTCGCCGGGCTGACGGACACGGCGAGCTTCGGTGAAACGCTGGCGGCCGGAGACCTCGATGGTGACCGGCGCGCGGAGCTGGCGGTGGGCTCTCCGGGGGCGGACATCACCGGTGCGGACTCGGGGGCGGTGTACCTCTACCGCTGGGGCGCCAATGGCCCGGAGCCGATGCGCTCGCCGCTGACGAGCATCACGCGGGGTGGGGCGTTCAGCTCGGGGCTGGCCCTGGCGGACGCGGATGGGGATGGAGACCTGGACATCATCGCCAGCGCCCCCGCGGGAGATCTGGCCCCGTCTTCGTCGGTGAGCCGCCGCGGCACGGTGGACATCTTCACGCTGACGCCGGGCCAGCCGGTGCCGGACCTGCCGTCGATCCGGCTGGGCGGAAACGATCTGGCCAAGGAAGGCGGCACGATGTCCCGCAGCAACACGGACTTCGGCCGGACGCTGGTGGTGGCGGACCTCAATGGGGATGGGCGCGTGGATGTGGCGGGGCAAAGCAAGGTGTCCCGGTACAACTCGGACGGGAGCGTGTCCGCCACGGTGTTGACGGCGGTCTCGGTGCACTTCGGGCGGGCGGATGGCGCGCGCTTCCGGGCCAACCCGGACGTGTACCTGCTGCCGTCGAACACGGCGGACTCCAACGAAGGCACCTGGCGTCTGGGCTCGGTGCCAGGCGAGGGCGGCCGGCCGCCGCTGCTGATGGTGCTGTCGGACCGGGCGAACTCCCCGGACCTGAGCGGCAGCGGCGGGGTGAAGTCGGGCGCGGACTCCGGTGGGGTGCTGCTCTTCAACCTCTCCGCCTTCCAGCCCACGGGCGAGCCCCCGGAGAAGCCCGTGCAGATGCTCCGGGCCGAGGCCTACGCGCAGATCTACGGTGATGCGGCCAACATCAATGCGGGCCGGAGCTGGGCGGTGGTGGATGTGGACGGGCAGCCGGGTCCCGAGCTGGTGCTCGGCGCGCCCTACGCCTCCACGCCCACCCCCCCTGTGCTGGGCAACGCGGGCCGGTTGCTGGCGTACCCGCTGGCGACGCTCTCCCCGGGCAGCATCCTCAACAAGCCGCTGTCGGTGCTCCACGGACAGAACGCCTTGGACGTGCTGGGCGTGGGCCTGGCGGCGTGGAATGGCCCGGGAGGCGCGGGGCTGGTGGCCTTCTCGGGCCGCTCCACCTCCGAGGCGGGCGCGTTCGTGGGCCGGGTGGAGTCCTTCACCCGCGCGGGCGCCTCGCTGGCCGAGTGGTCGCGCAAGGCCCACAGGGTGCAGGCCAAGCCCGCCGTGGAACGCTTTGGCGAGGTGGTGGCGGCGGCGGTGGGCGCAGGAAACCGGACGGTGGCGCTGGTGGGCGTGCCGGGCTACGCCGGGATGGCCAACAGTGGGAACGACTTTGGCTCCGGCCGCGCCTACGTCTACGACGTGACCCGGAAGACGGCGGCCACGCTCGTGGCGGAAGGGGCCACCTCGCCCCTGACGAACGGGCGCAACGTGGGCACGGATGTGACGTTCACGGACTTCAACGGGGATGGCCGCCAGGATCTGGTGGTGGGCTCGCCCGCCCTGTCCGTGCCGAGCGCCTCGCAGACGGCGGAGCTGGCGGTGTACGCCACGGCCCCCAAGGCGGGCTGCGTCCAATCCAGCAACCAGGCCGTGGGTGGGCTCATCGTGTCGTTGGGGCAGGCAGACGGCTCCTTCAAGGATGCCTACCGGCTGTGGGCGCCGGTGGTCATCGGCACGTGCACGCCGGAGACGGATGGGCTGTGCCGGCGCAGCCAGATTGGCCGGGGCCTGGTGGGTGGCTTCGACTTCAACGGAGACGGCAAGGAGGACATCGGCGCCCTGCGCAACAATGGCTTCGAGGTCTTCCTGGGGCGCACTCCGGACGACAGCTCGCTGGCGAAGCTGTCGATGGGGTGCGATCCGCTCTACTCCACGCCGCCCTCCACGGTGCGGCAGACCTCGGCGCCGGCGGTGTTGGGGGACCTGAACGCGGATGGCTGCGATGAGGTCGCCTGGCGCTACACGGAGTCGGGCCGCGCGGGCGTCATCATCCTCATGGGCTATGACACGGGAGGGGCCCGGTGCGGCGGCCGCAAGACGGCCTCCTGGGTGCGCGTGGCCGCGGACGCGGAGGTGGGCACCAACAACCTGGGGCTTGGCGTGGCGATCGCGCGCGCGGGCAACTTCCTGAACGACAAGAAGGACCGCGTGGCCATCAGCGCCACGAGCGTGCCCTTCGAGGGCGTGACGCAGCCCGTGGTGCTCCTCTTCGAGACGGCGGAGCTGTTGGAGAACCTCCCCGCCTCGGGGGAGAAGCTGATGAGCGCCCTGGGGAGCACGACGCCCCCGGTGACGCTGGTGCACCGCACGCGCGCGGTGAACTTCGGGCGGGCGATGGAGGGCGGCAAGGATTGGACGGGGGATGGCATCCCGGACCTCATCATCAGCGCGCCCGGGGCGTCGGTGGCCTCGGACGGCGGCGGCGCGGTGTTCCTCTACGCCGGCGGCGCTCAATCCAAGGGCGCGCTCACACCCTGGATGATCGCGGTGGGCGATGTGAACGAGCGCTCCAACCTCGGTCAGGACCTCTCGCTGTCTCCCGGCGCGACCGGGGTGCCCCCGACGCTCGTCATCGGAGCGCCGACCAGCTACCGGACGGGGACCCAGAACGGAACGGCGTTCGCCGTCCCCCTGGGGCCCTGA